From Cellulosimicrobium cellulans, the proteins below share one genomic window:
- a CDS encoding MarR family winged helix-turn-helix transcriptional regulator yields the protein MTTEPRWLDDQQLDAWKRLVAVVELLPGVLDSQLRRDADLSHFEYYVLAMLSEARDRTLRMTDLAGATNATLPRLSHVVARLEKRGLVERVPCPEDRRATNAHLTDAGWDKVVATAPGHVATVRDHVIDVLTPEQVGQLDEIAGAILERVDPDDRMGFLRR from the coding sequence ATGACGACAGAACCCCGCTGGCTCGACGACCAGCAGCTCGACGCGTGGAAGCGGCTCGTGGCAGTGGTCGAGCTGCTCCCGGGCGTCCTGGACTCCCAGCTCCGGCGCGACGCCGACCTCAGCCACTTCGAGTACTACGTGCTCGCCATGCTCTCCGAGGCCCGCGACCGCACCCTGCGCATGACCGACCTCGCGGGCGCCACCAACGCGACGCTCCCCCGCCTCTCCCACGTCGTGGCCCGGCTCGAGAAGCGCGGCCTCGTCGAGCGCGTCCCGTGCCCCGAGGACCGGCGCGCCACCAACGCGCACCTCACCGACGCCGGGTGGGACAAGGTCGTCGCGACGGCCCCCGGCCACGTCGCCACCGTCCGGGACCACGTGATCGACGTGCTCACCCCCGAGCAGGTCGGCCAGCTCGACGAGATCGCGGGCGCGATCCTCGAGCGCGTGGACCCCGACGACCGGATGGGCTTCCTGCGGCGCTGA
- a CDS encoding TetR/AcrR family transcriptional regulator, translating into MTDAPDLPPRLALAWGVAERPERTPKRELSIERIVEAAIEIADADGLAAVSMAKVAQSLGFTTMSLYRYVTSKDDLLLLMQEAALDVEYPPAHEPADWRAELREWAQFTMAVFASHPWFLDIPVTGAPLTPNNLRGADSALRALRSTPLDDEEKMSVILLVSGYARNAARLQSDLARAVTAAGGDETVLGGGWGGALRDLVDEVRFPYLRPLVEAGTYAEEGEIDDTAWGLERVLDGIAVYVDARAAGAPGAGRDSSAPDGTSDAGGPAHGAGAEPDPRDAVAPVEMAVHVKDPKVKKATLKRRDAERRVREAQKKVRELEKALREAEKAERETARAAVEKARG; encoded by the coding sequence ATGACGGACGCACCCGACCTCCCGCCCCGGCTCGCGCTCGCGTGGGGCGTCGCCGAACGTCCCGAGCGCACGCCGAAGCGCGAGCTGAGCATCGAGCGGATCGTCGAGGCCGCCATCGAGATCGCCGACGCCGACGGGCTGGCCGCCGTCTCCATGGCGAAGGTCGCGCAGAGCCTCGGCTTCACGACGATGTCGCTCTACCGGTACGTGACGAGCAAGGACGACCTGCTGCTCCTCATGCAGGAGGCCGCGCTCGACGTCGAGTACCCGCCCGCGCACGAGCCAGCGGACTGGCGCGCGGAGCTGCGCGAGTGGGCGCAGTTCACCATGGCGGTGTTCGCGTCCCACCCGTGGTTCCTCGACATCCCGGTGACCGGCGCGCCCCTCACGCCGAACAACCTGCGCGGGGCCGACAGCGCGCTGCGCGCCCTGCGCTCCACCCCGCTCGACGACGAGGAGAAGATGTCGGTCATCCTCCTCGTGAGCGGCTACGCGCGGAACGCCGCCCGCCTGCAGAGCGACCTGGCCCGCGCGGTCACCGCGGCCGGCGGCGACGAGACCGTCCTGGGCGGCGGCTGGGGCGGTGCGTTGCGCGACCTCGTCGACGAGGTGCGCTTCCCCTACCTGCGGCCGCTCGTGGAGGCGGGGACGTACGCGGAGGAGGGCGAGATCGACGACACCGCGTGGGGTCTCGAGCGCGTCCTCGACGGGATCGCGGTGTACGTCGACGCGCGGGCCGCCGGCGCCCCGGGCGCGGGACGGGACTCCTCCGCCCCGGACGGGACGTCCGACGCGGGCGGCCCTGCCCACGGCGCCGGGGCGGAGCCCGACCCGCGCGACGCCGTCGCACCGGTCGAGATGGCCGTGCACGTCAAGGACCCGAAGGTCAAGAAGGCCACGCTCAAGCGGCGCGACGCCGAGCGCCGGGTGCGGGAGGCGCAGAAGAAGGTGCGCGAGCTCGAGAAGGCGCTGCGCGAGGCGGAGAAGGCCGAGCGCGAGACCGCGCGGGCTGCCGTGGAGAAGGCACGCGGCTGA
- a CDS encoding carbohydrate ABC transporter permease → MKSDVMPGPATLPGADGVPARPAPSGPGDGTDGPRHAPARRDRAARSRRRWGRWALVALLVVLSVPFVFPTWWMATSSLKPMSEILRAVPTLWPQDPSFAAYGEVFRLQPFAQQYWNSLYVAALVTVGTILVSSMAGYAFARIRFPGANALFLLVLVGLLVPSEVTIVPLFRMVNSLGLIDTHWPLVIIPILGAPSVLATFIMRQFFLGLPGELEEAGRMDGLGRWGIFWRIAFPLSRSAISAVAIFTFLKSWNLYLEPIVYLSSKDRFTLPQALTQYVDAYGGPMWNVQLAATTLTVLPVLAVFLVAQKQFVQGLAHSGLKG, encoded by the coding sequence ATGAAGTCTGACGTGATGCCCGGCCCGGCCACGCTCCCGGGCGCGGACGGCGTACCGGCTCGGCCCGCGCCGTCGGGCCCGGGCGACGGCACCGACGGGCCGCGGCACGCACCCGCCCGCCGGGACCGGGCCGCGCGCTCGCGGCGTCGCTGGGGTCGCTGGGCGCTCGTGGCGCTGCTCGTCGTGCTGAGCGTCCCGTTCGTGTTCCCCACGTGGTGGATGGCGACGTCGAGCCTCAAGCCCATGAGCGAGATCCTGCGGGCCGTGCCGACGCTGTGGCCGCAGGACCCGTCGTTCGCGGCGTACGGGGAGGTGTTCCGGCTGCAGCCGTTCGCGCAGCAGTACTGGAACAGCCTCTACGTCGCGGCGCTGGTGACCGTCGGGACCATCCTCGTGTCCTCGATGGCCGGGTACGCGTTCGCGCGCATCCGGTTCCCGGGGGCGAACGCGCTGTTCCTGCTCGTGCTCGTCGGCCTGCTCGTGCCGTCCGAGGTGACGATCGTCCCGCTGTTCCGGATGGTCAACTCGCTCGGGCTCATCGACACGCACTGGCCGCTCGTGATCATCCCGATCCTCGGGGCGCCGAGCGTCCTCGCGACGTTCATCATGCGGCAGTTCTTCCTCGGCCTGCCGGGCGAGCTCGAGGAGGCGGGGCGCATGGACGGCCTCGGGCGCTGGGGGATCTTCTGGCGCATCGCGTTCCCGCTGTCGCGCTCGGCGATCTCGGCCGTCGCGATCTTCACGTTCCTCAAGTCGTGGAACCTCTACCTCGAGCCGATCGTGTACCTGTCCAGCAAGGACCGGTTCACGCTGCCGCAGGCGCTCACGCAGTACGTCGACGCCTACGGGGGCCCGATGTGGAACGTGCAGCTCGCCGCGACGACGCTCACGGTGCTGCCGGTCCTCGCGGTGTTCCTCGTCGCGCAGAAGCAGTTCGTCCAGGGCCTCGCCCACTCGGGCCTCAAGGGCTGA
- a CDS encoding ATP-binding cassette domain-containing protein, giving the protein MTEPMIAVQGLEKSYGDHAVLRGVDLTVRRGEIFALLGPNGAGKTTTVNILTTLVRPDGGTARVAGADVAHDAARVRETIALTGQYASVDEFQTGRENLVMMGELAHLPRRAVRRRADELLARFDLTDAADRRVGTYSGGMRRRLDLAISLVADPAVLVLDEPTTGLDPASRAQLWDVVRGLAADGTTVLLTTQYLEEADRLADTIAVLHDGRVAARGTAAELKALVAGDHVRVAFDDPASLAAAVGLAPTLGLARTATDEKDLSLTAPSDDPVRTIRDVLAAADAHDLAVVGVSVVKPTLDDVFLALTRKEGAR; this is encoded by the coding sequence ATGACCGAACCGATGATCGCCGTGCAGGGGCTCGAGAAGTCCTACGGCGACCACGCCGTGCTGCGCGGCGTCGACCTGACCGTGCGCCGCGGCGAGATCTTCGCGCTGCTCGGGCCCAACGGCGCCGGCAAGACCACGACCGTCAACATCCTCACGACCCTCGTCCGGCCCGACGGCGGCACGGCCCGCGTCGCGGGGGCCGACGTCGCGCACGACGCGGCGCGGGTGCGCGAGACGATCGCCCTCACGGGCCAGTACGCGTCGGTGGACGAGTTCCAGACGGGCCGCGAGAACCTCGTCATGATGGGCGAGCTCGCCCACCTCCCTCGGCGCGCGGTGCGTCGACGGGCCGACGAGCTCCTGGCCCGCTTCGACCTCACCGACGCCGCCGACCGGCGCGTCGGGACGTACTCGGGCGGCATGCGCCGCCGCCTCGACCTGGCGATCAGCCTCGTCGCCGACCCCGCCGTCCTCGTCCTCGACGAGCCGACGACGGGGCTCGACCCCGCCTCGCGCGCCCAGCTCTGGGACGTGGTCCGCGGGCTGGCCGCGGACGGGACGACGGTCCTGCTGACGACCCAGTACCTGGAGGAGGCCGACCGCCTCGCCGACACGATCGCCGTCCTGCACGACGGCCGCGTCGCCGCGCGCGGCACGGCCGCCGAGCTCAAGGCCCTCGTCGCGGGCGACCACGTGCGCGTCGCGTTCGACGACCCCGCGAGCCTCGCGGCCGCCGTCGGGCTCGCGCCGACGCTGGGTCTCGCCCGCACGGCCACGGACGAGAAGGACCTGTCCCTCACCGCGCCGAGCGACGACCCCGTCCGCACGATCCGCGACGTGCTCGCGGCCGCCGACGCCCACGACCTCGCGGTCGTCGGCGTCAGCGTCGTCAAGCCCACGCTCGACGACGTCTTCCTCGCGCTGACCCGGAAGGAGGGCGCCCGATGA
- a CDS encoding NADPH-dependent F420 reductase, with protein MSSITIIGAGNMGTAIAGLALAAGSEVQVLTREATDLDPRVAAGTVGDELKGDVVVLALPYGALAEVVDLYADRLDGKVVVDITNPLDFATFDALVVPDGSSAAAQLQARVPGARVLKAFNTNFAATLASGQVGPLPTTVLVAGDDAEAKAALAGAVSGVRVVDAGSLKRAHELEALGFLQLTLAAGEKTSWTTGFALAE; from the coding sequence ATGAGCAGCATCACCATCATCGGCGCAGGCAACATGGGCACCGCGATCGCCGGCCTCGCGCTCGCCGCGGGCAGCGAGGTGCAGGTCCTCACGCGCGAGGCGACCGACCTCGACCCCCGGGTCGCGGCCGGGACCGTCGGCGACGAGCTCAAGGGCGACGTCGTCGTCCTCGCCCTCCCGTACGGGGCCCTCGCGGAGGTCGTCGACCTCTACGCCGACCGCCTCGACGGCAAGGTCGTCGTCGACATCACCAACCCGCTCGACTTCGCGACGTTCGACGCCCTCGTCGTGCCCGACGGCTCGTCGGCCGCGGCGCAGCTCCAGGCTCGCGTCCCCGGCGCGCGCGTGCTCAAGGCGTTCAACACGAACTTCGCCGCGACGCTCGCCTCCGGGCAGGTCGGCCCGCTCCCGACGACGGTCCTCGTCGCGGGCGACGACGCGGAGGCCAAGGCGGCGCTCGCCGGCGCCGTGTCCGGGGTCCGCGTGGTCGACGCGGGCTCGCTGAAGCGCGCGCACGAGCTCGAGGCGCTCGGCTTCCTCCAGCTCACCCTCGCCGCCGGCGAGAAGACGTCCTGGACGACGGGCTTCGCGCTCGCCGAGTGA
- a CDS encoding MFS transporter, with protein sequence MLLVAVLLVAVNLRAPLTALPPVVADVAADLHLTAAAAGLLTGIPVLCFAVATPAVAGLLGRSSLRTAIAVALGLILAGTLLRSADVAALGAAGTFAGTVLLGLGITTANLAVPMIAQRDFPGHVATVTGLYTAAINVGTVATTALTAPLADAVGWRWALASWSVLAVVALVWWLRAVPREASRTGRTTTGRASGPASGTTAPGDGAEHAPDDAGGSGGDAPSDPGDLAAAVAEGVTGTDPAAARERHVLATPFTWWLCAMFALQSSSFYALTAWLPLILEDLAGIPRAASGGAASLFQGFAIVGGLAVPLAARRWSLRQSFAVIAVLWLTLPLGLLVAPGLWAVWASMAGVAQAANFVVIFTLVAQRFPTVRRGRQASATVQSVGYCFAAVAPTLAGALHTATGTWTTPVAVVLGALVLMTGIGLAVTGSPREHTR encoded by the coding sequence GTGCTGCTCGTCGCGGTGCTGCTGGTCGCGGTCAACCTGCGCGCGCCGCTGACGGCGCTGCCGCCGGTCGTCGCGGACGTCGCAGCGGACCTGCACCTCACGGCGGCGGCCGCGGGCCTGCTCACGGGCATCCCCGTGCTCTGCTTCGCCGTGGCGACGCCCGCGGTCGCGGGGCTGCTGGGGCGGTCGTCGCTGCGGACCGCGATCGCGGTCGCGCTCGGGCTGATCCTCGCCGGCACCCTGCTGCGCTCGGCCGACGTCGCCGCCCTCGGCGCCGCGGGCACGTTCGCCGGGACGGTGCTGCTCGGGCTCGGCATCACGACGGCCAACCTCGCCGTCCCGATGATCGCGCAGCGCGACTTCCCCGGGCACGTCGCGACGGTGACCGGCCTGTACACGGCCGCGATCAACGTGGGGACCGTCGCGACCACGGCGCTCACCGCGCCCCTCGCCGACGCCGTCGGCTGGCGCTGGGCGCTCGCGTCGTGGTCCGTCCTCGCCGTCGTCGCGCTCGTGTGGTGGCTCCGCGCCGTCCCGCGTGAGGCGAGCCGGACGGGACGGACGACGACGGGCCGGGCGAGCGGGCCGGCGTCGGGCACGACGGCGCCCGGCGACGGGGCGGAGCACGCGCCGGACGACGCCGGCGGGTCGGGCGGGGACGCGCCCTCCGACCCCGGCGACCTCGCCGCCGCGGTCGCGGAGGGCGTCACCGGCACCGACCCGGCCGCCGCCCGCGAGCGCCACGTCCTGGCGACGCCGTTCACCTGGTGGCTGTGCGCGATGTTCGCGCTCCAGTCGTCGAGCTTCTACGCGCTCACGGCGTGGCTGCCGCTCATCCTGGAGGACCTCGCGGGGATCCCTCGCGCGGCGTCGGGCGGCGCGGCGTCGCTGTTCCAGGGCTTCGCGATCGTCGGCGGGCTCGCCGTGCCGCTGGCGGCGCGACGCTGGTCGCTGCGGCAGAGCTTCGCCGTGATCGCGGTGCTGTGGCTGACGCTGCCCCTGGGTCTGCTCGTCGCCCCGGGCCTGTGGGCGGTGTGGGCGTCGATGGCGGGTGTCGCCCAGGCGGCGAACTTCGTCGTCATCTTCACGCTCGTCGCGCAGCGCTTCCCGACCGTCCGCCGGGGGCGTCAGGCCTCGGCGACGGTGCAGTCGGTCGGCTACTGCTTCGCCGCCGTGGCCCCGACGCTCGCCGGCGCCCTGCACACGGCGACGGGGACGTGGACCACCCCGGTGGCCGTCGTGCTCGGCGCCCTCGTGCTCATGACGGGGATCGGCCTCGCCGTCACGGGCTCCCCCCGCGAGCACACGAGGTAG
- a CDS encoding carbohydrate ABC transporter permease, which yields MASSALARRDAAVGYTMVAPAVLGALAFVVAPLVAVVWYSLHEWNVLANTFTFAGADNYERMLSDPGLHDSLLASLWFSVGLVVLNISLALLLAVLLNQKLPGTTTFRTFFFSPVVVSLVAWTIVWSFLLQADGGINGFLSLLGIEGPNWLRGETTAMISVIVVQVFKNVGLNMILFLAALQGVPEEIQEAARIDGAGAWRRFRSITLPLISPTLLLVSILTIVGSLEVFAQIAVLTGGGPGSSTTVLVYYLYQQAFRFNDFGYASAISVLLFVIVLVLTLVQWQTRKRWVFHEV from the coding sequence GTGGCCTCCTCCGCACTCGCACGACGGGACGCGGCCGTGGGGTACACCATGGTCGCGCCCGCCGTGCTCGGCGCGCTCGCGTTCGTCGTCGCGCCGCTGGTCGCCGTAGTCTGGTACTCCCTGCACGAGTGGAACGTCCTCGCGAACACGTTCACGTTCGCGGGTGCCGACAACTACGAGCGCATGCTCTCCGACCCCGGTCTGCACGACTCGCTGCTCGCGAGCCTGTGGTTCTCGGTCGGCCTCGTGGTCCTCAACATCTCGCTCGCCCTGCTGCTCGCGGTGCTGCTCAACCAGAAGCTCCCGGGCACGACGACGTTCCGCACGTTCTTCTTCTCGCCGGTCGTGGTGTCGCTCGTCGCCTGGACGATCGTGTGGAGCTTCCTGCTCCAGGCCGACGGCGGGATCAACGGGTTCCTGTCGCTGCTCGGCATCGAGGGCCCGAACTGGCTGCGCGGCGAGACGACGGCCATGATCTCGGTGATCGTCGTCCAGGTCTTCAAGAACGTCGGCCTCAACATGATCCTGTTCCTCGCGGCGCTGCAGGGGGTGCCGGAGGAGATCCAGGAGGCCGCGCGCATCGACGGCGCGGGGGCGTGGCGACGTTTCCGCTCGATCACGCTCCCGCTCATCAGCCCGACCCTCCTGCTCGTGTCGATCCTCACGATCGTCGGCTCGCTCGAGGTCTTCGCGCAGATCGCCGTGCTGACGGGCGGCGGTCCGGGGAGCTCGACGACCGTGCTCGTCTACTACCTGTACCAGCAGGCGTTCCGGTTCAACGACTTCGGCTACGCGAGCGCGATCTCCGTCCTGCTGTTCGTCATCGTCCTCGTCCTGACACTCGTGCAGTGGCAGACGCGCAAGAGGTGGGTCTTCCATGAAGTCTGA
- a CDS encoding MarR family winged helix-turn-helix transcriptional regulator codes for MEQQHEDEVDRIVAAWQRERPDLDVEPLTVFSRVDRLARHLDRARRTAFARGHLETWEFDVLSALRRAGEPYRLSPGALVTQTLVTSGTMTNRIDRLEERGLVLRRRSPDDRRGVLVELTAEGLERVDTAMTDLLAVEARILDALEPGGRPALAALLRTVVGQFDD; via the coding sequence ATGGAGCAGCAGCACGAGGACGAGGTCGACCGCATCGTCGCGGCGTGGCAGCGTGAGCGGCCCGACCTCGACGTCGAGCCGCTCACCGTCTTCTCGCGCGTCGACCGCCTCGCGCGGCACCTCGACCGCGCGCGCCGCACGGCGTTCGCGCGGGGGCACCTGGAGACGTGGGAGTTCGACGTGCTGTCGGCGCTGCGCAGGGCCGGCGAGCCGTACCGCCTGTCCCCCGGCGCCCTCGTGACGCAGACGCTCGTGACGAGCGGGACCATGACCAACCGCATCGACCGGCTCGAGGAGCGCGGGCTCGTGCTGCGCCGCCGGTCCCCCGACGACCGCCGCGGCGTGCTCGTCGAGCTCACGGCCGAGGGCCTGGAGCGGGTCGACACGGCGATGACCGACCTGCTCGCGGTGGAGGCGCGCATCCTCGACGCGCTGGAGCCGGGCGGCCGCCCTGCGCTCGCGGCGCTCCTGCGTACAGTCGTAGGACAGTTCGACGACTGA
- a CDS encoding ABC transporter permease has product MSATTPTLATAPTGPPRTAARARQTPATAARDVRTMVARETRRQLRSVDGLITAFALPVMIMLVFVVIFGGAIGGDDYIDYVVPGVLVMCLGFGSATAAVGVAQDMTSGTIDRFKTLPIFGPSALWGHVVASVVRNLASAVVVVAVALALGFRPDAGLGDWLGLVAFAVLAVLTFTWLSVALGLVLSVEASQSVNFLFLFVPYLSSGFVEIDTMPSWLHGFAENQPFTPIIETFRGLLAGAPDASTVLTAIAWLVGFLAVSCAAGSVLYRRRTAR; this is encoded by the coding sequence ATGAGCGCCACCACGCCCACGCTCGCCACCGCCCCGACGGGGCCGCCGCGCACCGCCGCGCGCGCCCGGCAGACGCCCGCGACGGCCGCGCGCGACGTGCGCACGATGGTCGCGCGCGAGACGCGCCGCCAGCTCCGCAGCGTCGACGGGCTCATCACCGCGTTCGCGCTGCCCGTCATGATCATGCTCGTGTTCGTCGTCATCTTCGGCGGCGCGATCGGCGGGGACGACTACATCGACTACGTCGTTCCGGGCGTGCTCGTCATGTGCCTCGGGTTCGGCTCGGCCACGGCCGCCGTGGGGGTCGCGCAGGACATGACGTCGGGCACGATCGACCGGTTCAAGACGCTGCCGATCTTCGGACCGTCCGCGCTGTGGGGGCACGTCGTGGCGAGCGTGGTACGCAATCTCGCGTCCGCGGTCGTCGTCGTGGCCGTCGCGCTCGCGCTCGGCTTCCGGCCCGACGCCGGGCTCGGCGACTGGCTGGGCCTCGTCGCGTTCGCCGTGCTCGCGGTGCTCACGTTCACGTGGCTGAGCGTCGCGCTCGGTCTGGTGCTGAGCGTCGAGGCGTCGCAGTCGGTGAACTTCCTCTTCCTGTTCGTGCCGTATCTCAGCTCGGGCTTCGTCGAGATCGACACCATGCCCTCGTGGTTGCACGGGTTCGCCGAGAACCAGCCGTTCACGCCGATCATCGAGACGTTCCGCGGACTCCTGGCCGGAGCACCCGACGCCTCGACGGTCCTCACCGCGATCGCGTGGCTGGTCGGCTTCCTCGCGGTGAGCTGCGCCGCCGGCTCCGTCCTCTACCGCCGGCGGACCGCCCGCTGA
- a CDS encoding ABC-F family ATP-binding cassette domain-containing protein, whose amino-acid sequence MAHLLGADGISLTVGTRTLLDDVSLGLDDGDRVGIVGPNGAGKSTLLRLLAGTQQPDGGRVTRVGGLRVGLLDQRDDVGTGATIRDLVHGDAATHAWASDASIRTVHAGLLADLDLDAPADTLSGGQRRRVALAALLVADHDVLFLDEPTNHLDVEGVAWLAAHLGDRFARPGAKGALVVVTHDRWFLDAVCSRMWEVRGDGSGAVEGYEGGYAAYVLARAERQRTAAVAAEKRDNLLRKELAWLRRGAPARTSKPKFRLDAAAALIADVPPPRDTLELTRTATKRLGKDVLDLEDVTVAVPVRGAAGADGARRVLLDDVTWRLGPGDRYGVVGVNGAGKTTLLALLAGRREPDAGRVKRGKTVHVAELSQDVGELDDIAGSRVIQVIEDEKRSVVVDGKELTASQLVERLGFTRERSQTLVRDLSGGERRRLQLLRLLVAEPNVLLLDEPTNDLDTDTLAALEDLLDGWPGTLIVVSHDRYLLERVADRQVALLGDGQVRDLPGGVEQYLELRRAALAGAGSSSSGYAPAAAAGVDRGAEGTPDAVAPAGPSAAEVRAAKKEINRIERRLSKIAELEGRLHDKIAANATDFTAVAGLDAELRTLAAEKDELEAAWLEAAEVAG is encoded by the coding sequence GTGGCTCATCTTCTCGGCGCCGACGGCATCTCGCTGACCGTCGGTACCCGCACCCTGCTCGACGACGTCTCGCTCGGTCTCGACGACGGCGACCGCGTCGGCATCGTCGGCCCCAACGGGGCCGGCAAGTCGACGCTCCTGCGGCTGCTCGCGGGCACGCAGCAGCCCGACGGCGGCCGGGTCACCCGGGTGGGCGGGCTGCGGGTCGGCCTGCTCGACCAGCGCGACGACGTCGGCACCGGCGCGACGATCCGCGACCTCGTGCACGGCGACGCCGCGACGCACGCGTGGGCGTCGGACGCGAGCATCCGCACCGTGCACGCCGGCCTGCTGGCCGACCTCGACCTCGACGCCCCCGCGGACACGCTGTCGGGCGGGCAGCGGCGCCGTGTGGCGCTGGCCGCACTCCTGGTCGCCGACCACGACGTCCTGTTCCTCGACGAGCCGACCAACCACCTCGACGTCGAGGGCGTCGCGTGGCTCGCCGCGCACCTGGGCGACCGGTTCGCGCGCCCGGGCGCGAAGGGTGCGCTCGTCGTGGTGACGCACGACCGCTGGTTCCTCGACGCCGTCTGCTCGCGCATGTGGGAGGTGCGCGGCGACGGCTCCGGCGCGGTCGAGGGGTACGAGGGCGGGTACGCCGCCTACGTGCTCGCGCGCGCCGAGCGCCAGCGGACCGCGGCCGTCGCCGCGGAGAAGCGCGACAACCTGCTGCGCAAGGAGCTCGCGTGGCTGCGCCGCGGGGCACCCGCGCGCACGTCCAAGCCCAAGTTCCGCCTCGACGCCGCCGCGGCGCTCATCGCCGACGTCCCGCCCCCGCGCGACACGCTCGAGCTCACACGCACCGCGACCAAGCGGCTCGGCAAGGACGTGCTCGACCTCGAGGACGTGACGGTCGCCGTCCCCGTGCGCGGCGCGGCCGGTGCGGACGGGGCCCGGCGCGTGCTGCTCGACGACGTCACGTGGCGCCTCGGGCCGGGCGACCGGTACGGCGTCGTCGGGGTCAACGGCGCCGGGAAGACGACGCTGCTCGCCCTGCTCGCCGGGCGCCGCGAGCCCGACGCAGGCCGCGTCAAGCGCGGCAAGACCGTGCACGTCGCCGAGCTGTCCCAGGACGTCGGCGAGCTCGACGACATCGCCGGGTCGCGCGTCATCCAGGTGATCGAGGACGAGAAGCGTTCGGTCGTCGTCGACGGCAAGGAGCTCACGGCCTCGCAGCTCGTCGAGCGGCTCGGGTTCACGCGCGAGCGGTCGCAGACCCTCGTGCGCGACCTCTCGGGCGGCGAGCGGCGCCGCCTCCAGCTCCTGCGCCTGCTCGTCGCCGAGCCCAACGTGCTCCTGCTCGACGAGCCGACGAACGACCTCGACACCGACACGCTCGCCGCGCTCGAGGACCTGCTCGACGGCTGGCCGGGGACGCTCATCGTCGTCTCGCACGACCGCTACCTGCTGGAGCGCGTCGCGGACCGCCAGGTCGCGCTGCTCGGGGACGGCCAGGTGCGCGACCTGCCGGGCGGCGTCGAGCAGTACCTCGAGCTGCGGCGCGCGGCGCTCGCGGGGGCCGGGTCGTCGTCGAGCGGCTACGCACCCGCGGCGGCAGCCGGGGTCGACCGTGGTGCGGAGGGCACGCCGGACGCGGTCGCCCCGGCCGGTCCGAGCGCTGCCGAGGTCCGGGCCGCGAAGAAGGAGATCAACCGCATCGAGCGGCGGCTGTCGAAGATCGCCGAGCTGGAGGGCCGGCTCCACGACAAGATCGCCGCGAACGCGACGGACTTCACGGCGGTCGCGGGGCTCGACGCCGAGCTGCGCACGCTCGCGGCGGAGAAGGACGAGCTGGAGGCGGCGTGGCTCGAGGCGGCCGAGGTCGCCGGCTGA